TCTATTTGCTTCTCGAGCGACATATATGAAAAAGCCCCTTGGATGTTTTGAGCCCATCAATTGGCTAGTGTGATCGATGGAACTAGTAATACTTTGTACTAAGCATCTGCCTAACTTTTTTACTTGGGAAAATTTCAAACACAAGTGGAGGATGACATGGCAGTGTTTGATTGGGCCATACAATAGGTTGCGAAACGAGAGTCGGAAAGTAGACACAtcaattatatgaaaatatcatatttttaagtcGTGAAATGGGTATCCTATGCCAAGCATTTGTACGTATCTAGACATACTAGATTGACGTGACACATGAGACTTATTTTGGATAAGCTTCTCCGTTAACTTTCagtatttatcaaaaaaattaaattgacaATCAAGCTGCACAAAAAAAGTATTGATATATCCGAATATTCATTCGATATTTAATACCGGACATTTCGTATAATACGAActctttattttccttttcctctctctctctctctctctctctctctctctctctctctgccaATCACTTTGTATATTCCAAGTTCACTTTAATATTCTTTCCTTCTGGAAGGCAAATCACACGAAATTATCATATCCCGTGTGACCATGTCCAAAGTTCTCGAGCCCCTAGAAGAAGAGAAAGTAGAACATAAAGCAAgaaaccaagaagaagaagaagaatcgaagAAAGAAGAGTTGGTGGGATCGCTGTGTACACCAACATCAAGTGATCATAAGATTCCGGAGGTGGATACTTGTCCTCCGGCGCCAAGAAAGCGACCACGTGAGATTCCTCcgacaaagaagagaagattgTCCAAAAATCCTCGGTTCTTTGAAGCCACCGACGTCGGGAGCCACGAGGTAGAGACTCTCTTTGTTCATAACTCAAACCCTGTCCGTAAGAAACGGAAGAGTAATAGCGCCTGAATCTCTACTGTATTTTTTCTTCCCCACAAACTTGATTGTGTAATCCTTTCGTCGATCCTTTCTATACCTTGATTTTTAACTCGTTTCGTGTTTTATTACTTACTTTTTTTATGGGATTTGAACTCTGTTTATGTACAGAGagtttttgttaatatatatcgATCTTGTCTAACTCTCTTACAATTTGATTCTCATGTCTCAAAGTATGATGTTGATATTTGTTTGTAAGAGTTAgcaataaaaataacttaagtTAATAGTACGTggagttttatttttcttctccaATGATGTTTTCTACACATTTTTTATGTTTGTATTCATATCGATCTACAAATTGGACATGTTTgtgctaacaaaaaaaaattggacatGTTTGTATTctgtattataatttttattagttgattCAAGGCTCTTGatctaatcaaatataaaatgatatatCCTTACTACGTGTGGGGAAGAAATAGCTAATCTTATATGTAGATGATGGATGATTCGGACATCGAATAAGGCATCACGAGTACATTCACTGTTTACTTTATATCGAATACTAAGTTCATCAGTGTTGTTTCAAACTTCCATGTGGCCTctaactaaaagaaaataaattctgATGTTTgacacaaaacataaaataaaaataaaaaaaaatttgtaagaGTGATTCACTCTAACCTGTAAGTTTTCAAAATACCTTTTCTTTGTATAACCACCACGTAGTTGGCAGCAGAGCACCAACATTACAATCTTGAACGACACGTTTCACCACATGTCAATCCAAGAATTACCGTTACCCAAAACCCAATGAGCCTTCTCTTTATTTAACCGCTGAACATTATTACGGTTTTACTAACAAAGACGAATATGGCGCCGAGAAAATCAAAGAAAGTGGTTTCGGTgactaagaagaagaaagtagtAGAGGAAACAATCAAAGTTACTGTCACGGACGGAGTTCCAAATGTTACCACCGAGACCGACACACAAGAGACACAAAATCTAGAGACACAAGAGCTAGACACACAGGAGCTAGAGACACAGGATCTGCCGTTGTCCATTCCCATAGAAGAAGAAAACGTCACCAGGGTTGAGATTCCGGTCGATGTTGGAGATGACCGGTCCCCACCACCACCTGAAACCGTCGCTCCCCCAAGTGAAGGCACCGTGAAGGAGACCCATAAGGTTGAGATTCCGGTGGAAGATAGAGATGATCGGTCCCCTCAGCCACCTGAAACACCCGCTCCAGCAAGTGAAGGCCCCGTGAAGGAGACCCATGAGGCTGAGGAGAAGCAGGGGAATAAGAAGAAGACGttaaagaagaggaagaagaatagGTCTGACGTACCCGGAGATGAGTACAAGAGATATGTGTATAAGGTGATGAAGCAAGTGCATCCGGATTTAGGAATATCGTCCAAGGGTATGACGGTGATTAACATGTTCATGGGAGATATGTTCGAGAGAATAGCGGCGGAGGCGGCGAAGTTAAATGATTATACAAAGCGGAGGACGTTGTCTTCCAGGGAGATCGAAGCAGCGGTGAGGCTGGTTTTACCTGGAGAACTTAGCCGACATGCCGTGGCTGAAGGCTCCAAGGCTGTTAGTAACTTTGTTGCTTATGGTGTCAAGAAGCGTTAGTTTAGTGTCTTTCTTTGTTATTTCTTTCTCTCCAACTTGACGGTTAGGTTAGGGTAAGGTTTAACTTAATAGGGTTTCTAGAGTTGTCAGGTCTCTATGTGTGTCTGTGATAATGTCGTTTCTGTTCTAGATTTGTATCTTTCTGTTCtgtaaaatatgtttgtttgcTTTCACATCTTAAGAAATAGTTACAAAATCAAACTAAGTGAATTATGATTTACTTCTTTTTAAAATGTAGTCTTCTAAAAATGTGGTGGTGTTAAGTGTAGATTACAAGAAGCAAAGAATtagaacaaacaaacaaaggtATGAATCTTCCGGCTTACAAGATTTCTTGATTTATTCACAAGCAATGCCAAATAATTAAAGAATTACGTTAATAGTCTTGAGACTAATCCTTACACAAAGGCAAAGAATCTAGCTATCCGTGTTATAGTCCCCTTATATGTAACGTAACAAACCATAGCAACACAATCAGATTAGTCATTACCATCTACCTTTTTCTAACAGTTAGCTATAAGTTATATACATTTCCATCACAAGCATCTCTAACAATGGTTCCTCCAAAACCACCGCCTCCACGAACGCAACCCCAACCGCTGCCGGGTAGACGTTTGAACCCCGTCCTATGCATCATTGTGGCCCTTGTCCTCTTAGGACTCCTTGTGGGTCTCGCAATATTGATCACATACCTCACCATCAGGCCAAAGCGACTAGTCTATACCGTAGAAGCCGCCTCGGTCCAAGATTTTGCTATAGCCAAGGATGATCACATTAGCGCCAAATTTAACTATGTGATACAACCCGGAGAGACACGTCTCTGTGAGATACCACTCTATGCGCATCTCCACGGCTCACCATAACCAGTCCGTAGCTCACAAGGAGATCTCTGCCTTCAAGCAGCGTCCTAAGAAGGAGACGAGGATTGAGACGCAGCTTGTCTCGCACAACGTGGCACTGTCTAAGTTCAATGCGAAGGACTTGAGGGTTGAAACGACGAAAGGGATGATCGAAATGGAAGTGTATATAACGGCTAGAGTGAGCTACAAGACGTGGATATTTCGGTCGAGGAGACGTACGTTGAAGGCTGTGTGCACGCCGGTGATGATCAACGTTACGGAGAACTCGTTGGATGGGTTCCAGAAAGTTTTATGCCAAACTCGTCTTTAGTTAAATTACTTAACAACTTGAATTGTTTCTATTTGTGTGCTTATTATTGTGTACTTTGTTCCATTTGTTGATTCTGTGTATGTGCGTGCTTCTTTTATTGATTTTCTGATTCTTGTGTGCATTTTACACTTGCACAGTATGTGTTTTCATTATcattcttttaaatattttacactGTAATCAATTTGTTGAAATAtggaatttttatttgtatcgACAATTTTGATTAACAATACATTTTAGACATGTACAAGATTTAAGATCTTTCTGTAAGAAAACATCTTTTTTACtgataaataaaagataaaattaagTAGACTAAAATGAGGATAAAAATAATACGTACTTGGCTTTGATTACTAACCACTATATGCATAGAAaagctaaaaaaaaattcattagaGGAattgaaaaaatagaaataaaaaatttcctcATTTTGTTTCTCGTCATAattgaagaggaaaaaaaattctttacaAATTCATTCCTTATAAGGAATTGTCAAGTGTTTTAAATTCAAGTTTCTAAATGACAAATGAAACAATTAATCAATTAATGAAAATTCTTAAATTTCTTACAATCCAGAAACAACACAGGGCCaacaatatatatgtatgaattGTATTTATAATAGTACAGCTAGTTCTTAATTACAACTGAACAGCCATTCTAGCCTAGATCGATGCGAAAATTAAATTGTATTCAACAAAGATGCAAAAACATttaacagcaaaaaaaaaacatttaacagCGAATTAAAATACTTTAAGCATACGTAATTAATCTGCAACTTTCGACAGTACCCATTCTTATATTGACAGGAATCATGAGTTGgagaatatgtatatataaacagacaataaaaacaaagtaaaacCGGTAATTATTAGCTGTACTTGAGACGCGCATCTGTTGCTTGCTGGTTATTcgagttttagttattttcgaagtcaaaaatttataacaacCCCTTCTTGTAGTCTTCTTCTCCCACACATCCATTGAGCTACAAACCTTAAACCATTCCATTAGATCTTGATCTCAAAGCTTCTCTTCGATACCcaactctctcttttttttttgcttctcgAAAAATGAATCTAAAAAAATTGTCAGACGCGGATTACGAGGAAGTCCAACGGCACGGCTACA
The Raphanus sativus cultivar WK10039 chromosome 1, ASM80110v3, whole genome shotgun sequence DNA segment above includes these coding regions:
- the LOC130509372 gene encoding cyclin-dependent protein kinase inhibitor SMR2-like, translated to MSKVLEPLEEEKVEHKARNQEEEEESKKEELVGSLCTPTSSDHKIPEVDTCPPAPRKRPREIPPTKKRRLSKNPRFFEATDVGSHEVETLFVHNSNPVRKKRKSNSA
- the LOC130509364 gene encoding histone H2B.2, giving the protein MAPRKSKKVVSVTKKKKVVEETIKVTVTDGVPNVTTETDTQETQNLETQELDTQELETQDLPLSIPIEEENVTRVEIPVDVGDDRSPPPPETVAPPSEGTVKETHKVEIPVEDRDDRSPQPPETPAPASEGPVKETHEAEEKQGNKKKTLKKRKKNRSDVPGDEYKRYVYKVMKQVHPDLGISSKGMTVINMFMGDMFERIAAEAAKLNDYTKRRTLSSREIEAAVRLVLPGELSRHAVAEGSKAVSNFVAYGVKKR